Proteins from one Hydrogenivirga caldilitoris genomic window:
- a CDS encoding YeeE/YedE thiosulfate transporter family protein gives METIKELYTHLFRRQWPAWIGGISMGFIVVLMFVWGAPWGVTNGILVWGDNILKPILYPDSDVQSPIWQFTALINWAFLLGAFISALLGGDFRISIPSFKEFLMGAFGGTLMGIGAFLAFGCTIGAFLVGFGALSASGITMMIGLGIGTYTGLRLYMWLLTKGWGTPGRAIEVPVNFQVILGVVLMVITLGLIVLLDKKVSTYSPALGLGSVQVTAGSLIFFGAILGIINQRTRFCFVRAFREPFMTGEGNMTRAAALALIVAAVFGLIVKFSPLTNVLEIPDVKDILAIEMTAPPSIKAMMIAPSFPIGSLIGGFIFGIGMTLAGGCSVGSFWRAGEGSLKNMTAILFYALGGSLFAFLYRKIEPAILSTFSGLYEKLGATNATGIRLFLPDALGPGWALVIFLAFALAWLLFATWNERTMKFTL, from the coding sequence ATGGAGACGATAAAGGAACTGTACACTCACCTGTTCCGCCGCCAGTGGCCAGCATGGATAGGTGGGATAAGTATGGGTTTCATCGTAGTCCTCATGTTCGTATGGGGTGCTCCCTGGGGTGTTACCAACGGGATCCTGGTTTGGGGAGACAACATACTCAAGCCTATACTTTACCCAGATTCAGACGTGCAGAGTCCGATATGGCAGTTTACAGCTTTGATAAACTGGGCTTTCCTTCTGGGAGCTTTTATCTCTGCGCTCCTTGGAGGGGATTTCAGGATAAGCATCCCCTCTTTTAAAGAGTTCCTAATGGGCGCCTTTGGGGGGACGTTGATGGGTATAGGAGCCTTTCTCGCCTTTGGATGTACAATAGGAGCTTTTCTCGTGGGCTTTGGAGCTCTTTCAGCTTCCGGTATAACGATGATGATAGGTTTGGGTATAGGAACGTATACCGGGTTGAGGCTATATATGTGGCTCCTTACAAAGGGCTGGGGCACACCAGGTAGGGCTATTGAAGTTCCGGTAAATTTTCAGGTGATACTCGGTGTTGTACTCATGGTAATAACCCTTGGACTTATAGTCTTACTTGATAAGAAGGTGTCCACTTACTCCCCAGCCCTTGGGCTGGGTTCCGTTCAGGTCACCGCTGGCTCTTTAATATTCTTCGGAGCTATCCTTGGAATAATCAACCAGAGGACAAGGTTCTGCTTCGTAAGAGCCTTCAGAGAACCCTTCATGACCGGTGAGGGTAACATGACGAGGGCTGCAGCTCTCGCCCTCATAGTGGCCGCAGTTTTTGGTCTTATAGTCAAGTTCTCACCTCTTACTAACGTCCTTGAGATACCAGACGTTAAAGACATACTGGCAATAGAGATGACTGCTCCTCCTTCTATAAAGGCTATGATGATAGCTCCCTCCTTTCCCATAGGTTCATTGATAGGAGGTTTTATCTTCGGCATAGGTATGACCCTTGCAGGTGGCTGCTCTGTGGGTAGCTTCTGGCGGGCGGGAGAAGGCTCCCTGAAGAACATGACGGCTATACTCTTTTATGCCTTAGGAGGTTCTCTCTTCGCTTTCCTTTACAGGAAGATAGAGCCTGCCATACTGAGCACCTTCTCCGGTCTTTACGAAAAACTCGGAGCAACTAACGCAACGGGTATAAGGCTCTTCCTTCCGGATGCTCTTGGTCCTGGGTGGGCTCTCGTCATATTCCTCGCCTTCGCCCTGGCATGGCTCCTGTTTGCAACCTGGAACGAGAGAACGATGAAGTTTACCTTATAG
- a CDS encoding heavy metal-responsive transcriptional regulator: MRIGELAKRLGLNPKTLRYWEEIGLLPPPSRNSSGYRVYTEEHLKLCEFILKAKAVGFKLEDIKEIISLKFSGRTPCGCVEEKIKGKIREIENLIEELNSQKKLLEGLLRKRRDVPASVCPIIESIR, from the coding sequence ATGAGGATAGGTGAGCTTGCCAAGAGGCTTGGACTGAATCCCAAGACCCTAAGATACTGGGAGGAGATAGGTCTCCTTCCACCACCGTCAAGGAACAGTTCGGGTTACAGAGTTTACACGGAAGAACACCTCAAGCTCTGCGAGTTCATCCTCAAAGCGAAAGCGGTCGGCTTTAAGTTAGAGGACATAAAGGAGATTATCTCCCTGAAGTTTTCGGGAAGGACACCCTGCGGGTGTGTTGAGGAGAAGATAAAGGGAAAAATCCGTGAGATAGAAAATCTCATAGAGGAGCTGAATTCCCAGAAGAAACTCCTGGAGGGTCTCTTAAGGAAGAGGCGGGACGTCCCCGCCTCCGTATGTCCGATAATTGAATCTATAAGGTAA
- a CDS encoding sulfurtransferase: MNFLIVLLLMIGVSFSLPKLVSPEWLKEHLGDPEIVILEFSDSQSYLVEGHIPGARLTEKEEWRVMDEKTGALVKKPLKEYEKLFRKWGINNSSKVVLYYKGNNTNEILGAVYAYWIFHLLGHEKVALLDGGWSGWSNKGFPVSYDEPQIKEGNFRANYNPRKEIDADYLLNSIGKKPILDGRPVGHYFGISKFPAAKKYGHVPCSISLPWEWWIQRDKRTNKLLIKIPAYVDEFLKNQGIKREDEVLLFCFGGTGAAFLYMVMDFAGYQGMRVYDASKREWEYLNYPLNRYVWETFRDCRLPNR; encoded by the coding sequence ATGAACTTCTTGATTGTGCTTCTCCTTATGATAGGGGTGTCCTTCTCATTGCCCAAGCTGGTGTCACCAGAATGGTTGAAAGAGCATCTGGGAGACCCGGAGATCGTTATCCTTGAATTCTCAGACTCTCAGAGCTATCTCGTTGAGGGGCACATACCGGGTGCAAGACTTACGGAAAAAGAGGAGTGGAGGGTAATGGATGAGAAAACAGGAGCCCTTGTTAAGAAACCTCTCAAGGAGTACGAGAAACTCTTCAGGAAGTGGGGCATAAACAACAGCTCAAAAGTTGTCCTTTATTATAAGGGTAACAACACCAATGAGATTCTCGGTGCTGTCTACGCATACTGGATTTTCCATCTTCTTGGTCACGAGAAGGTAGCCCTGCTGGATGGAGGTTGGTCTGGCTGGAGTAACAAGGGTTTTCCTGTAAGTTACGATGAGCCACAGATAAAGGAAGGAAACTTCAGGGCAAACTATAACCCCAGGAAGGAGATAGATGCGGATTACCTGCTCAATAGCATAGGTAAGAAACCTATCTTAGATGGTAGACCTGTAGGGCATTACTTTGGTATATCCAAGTTTCCAGCTGCTAAAAAGTACGGACATGTTCCCTGTTCTATCTCTTTACCTTGGGAGTGGTGGATTCAGAGAGATAAGAGGACCAACAAGCTCCTGATAAAAATCCCTGCCTATGTAGATGAGTTTTTGAAGAATCAGGGTATTAAGAGGGAAGATGAAGTCCTGCTCTTTTGCTTTGGAGGCACTGGTGCAGCTTTTCTCTATATGGTTATGGACTTTGCCGGTTATCAAGGAATGAGAGTTTACGATGCATCAAAGCGTGAATGGGAGTACTTAAACTACCCGCTGAATAGATACGTATGGGAAACCTTCAGGGACTGCAGACTCCCTAACCGGTAA
- a CDS encoding Crp/Fnr family transcriptional regulator, with amino-acid sequence MIKEEKLWYLKNLDILSGLSEEELKFLDDNSVGLNVKKGTTIYSPEEKEEFLYFVKRGSVRLYKVDSNGKEITFAILGAGDIFGGISPYDRDMYGEFAVALEDTFICLVNKRVFFSRMSRNPTIMLRLNKFLGLMTYELELRIEELVAKPVLTRLASLLLRLQDRFGDPEGDIKLSLSHRELASLIGATREATTIALNELKDMGAIEIGRKKIKVISRKLLEELSTF; translated from the coding sequence ATGATTAAGGAAGAGAAGCTTTGGTATCTCAAGAACCTTGACATACTTTCCGGACTATCCGAAGAAGAGCTGAAGTTTTTAGACGATAACTCAGTGGGTCTTAACGTTAAGAAAGGAACCACCATATACTCTCCAGAGGAAAAGGAAGAGTTTCTTTACTTCGTAAAAAGGGGAAGTGTCAGACTCTATAAAGTTGACAGCAATGGTAAGGAGATAACCTTCGCGATACTTGGGGCTGGTGACATATTCGGTGGTATATCTCCCTATGACAGAGACATGTACGGTGAGTTCGCCGTTGCCCTGGAAGACACATTCATATGTCTCGTAAACAAAAGGGTTTTCTTCAGCCGTATGAGTAGGAACCCCACGATTATGCTTAGGTTGAATAAGTTTCTTGGTTTAATGACCTACGAATTGGAACTCAGAATTGAAGAACTCGTAGCCAAACCGGTTTTAACCAGGCTTGCCTCCCTGTTGTTGAGGCTCCAAGACAGGTTCGGCGACCCTGAAGGTGACATAAAACTGTCCCTATCCCACAGAGAGCTCGCAAGCCTTATAGGGGCAACCAGGGAAGCGACCACTATAGCCCTTAATGAGCTCAAGGATATGGGTGCGATTGAGATCGGCAGGAAGAAGATAAAGGTCATCAGTAGGAAACTCCTTGAAGAGCTCTCTACATTTTGA
- a CDS encoding DsrE family protein: MRRRDLLLGTAGVLTLLTPLRASSNEEIKLLFPVTFRDRKRWKKVFLRIRGAINLWEARADIEVVAYDEGITFLDRFENGEFEERIENLMLHGVEFKACKVAMNMFNVSEEALFDGVEVVRSGFEYHVLKVKEGYIPIYL, from the coding sequence GTGAGAAGGAGAGACCTCCTCTTGGGAACCGCCGGAGTGCTTACCCTTTTAACTCCCCTGAGAGCTTCCTCTAATGAGGAGATCAAACTTTTATTCCCCGTTACCTTCAGGGACAGGAAGAGGTGGAAGAAGGTCTTTCTAAGGATAAGGGGAGCTATAAACCTCTGGGAAGCGCGTGCGGACATAGAGGTGGTTGCTTACGATGAGGGGATAACTTTTCTTGACAGGTTTGAGAACGGAGAGTTTGAGGAGAGGATAGAGAACCTCATGCTCCACGGTGTTGAGTTCAAGGCTTGTAAGGTCGCCATGAATATGTTTAATGTTTCCGAGGAGGCGCTCTTTGACGGTGTTGAGGTCGTTAGGTCTGGCTTTGAGTACCACGTCTTGAAAGTTAAAGAAGGGTACATACCTATATACCTATGA
- a CDS encoding DoxX family protein: MTSNLSGVVRLYEKGLNLLPPLQSLFLLFVRLYWGWLFAQAGYGKLTHIDRTTEFFGSLGMPFPEFNAYFIGLTEFLGGVLISLGLGTRLVGAFLAGEMFVAYLVAHRSELMSVFSDPSEFYTAPPFTFMFASLILFLFGAGKISLDNLVTKVTRGLE, encoded by the coding sequence ATGACTTCAAACCTAAGCGGTGTGGTTCGCCTTTATGAAAAGGGGCTAAATCTCCTGCCTCCCCTCCAGTCTCTTTTCCTTCTTTTTGTGAGACTTTACTGGGGATGGCTCTTTGCCCAAGCAGGATACGGTAAGCTCACCCATATAGATAGAACAACAGAATTTTTCGGAAGCCTTGGGATGCCATTTCCCGAATTTAACGCTTACTTTATAGGTCTTACAGAGTTTCTTGGAGGTGTTCTTATAAGCCTGGGACTTGGGACAAGACTGGTGGGTGCCTTTCTGGCTGGAGAGATGTTCGTTGCATACCTGGTAGCTCACAGGAGTGAGCTCATGAGCGTATTTTCAGATCCAAGCGAGTTTTACACTGCACCACCCTTCACCTTTATGTTTGCCTCTCTGATACTATTTCTGTTCGGTGCAGGGAAGATATCCCTTGACAATCTGGTTACCAAGGTCACAAGAGGTTTAGAATAA
- a CDS encoding DsrE family protein, translated as MRVGIVVYSNDPETVWNAFRFGVFSLAQGDEVKVFLLGKGVESLGIENEKFNVREQMKLFKENGGEVVACGVCLEVRNSKEGAACPVGSMNDLYELVSWADKVVSF; from the coding sequence ATGAGAGTGGGGATAGTAGTTTATAGCAACGACCCTGAGACCGTGTGGAACGCCTTCAGGTTCGGCGTCTTCTCCTTGGCTCAGGGGGATGAGGTTAAGGTCTTCCTTCTCGGAAAGGGTGTTGAGAGTCTCGGGATAGAAAACGAGAAGTTCAACGTCCGGGAGCAGATGAAACTTTTTAAAGAGAACGGAGGGGAGGTCGTTGCCTGCGGGGTATGTTTAGAGGTTAGGAACTCTAAGGAGGGGGCTGCCTGTCCTGTCGGCTCAATGAATGACCTCTATGAGCTCGTGAGCTGGGCGGACAAGGTGGTCAGCTTTTAG
- a CDS encoding cytochrome c biogenesis CcdA family protein, whose product MKKGSVLEIPLLFLSRFLLFNLIAFLFYILSKRFTPSLETLLVVQGIVAGIFILGFPLMRRFGIAPIDFSPQFFFHHRRFPPGVALGFSLTYCSLPFIALLAFYSLYFKSPFLIFNLYALFVTLPTLILILLPEKVLKVLTFLIPAVPAITGFSLILAIGLFINFTGLSLFVSSLLQEQQPFLLLALILFILGFLTSLGPSTLPFLPVVFGILVTKHSSKRDITLSVIGFSVALLLTHAFVGGIASAGAIVLSEIFRTDIFNLFLAAILLLIALNLLNVLPFSLQVAKLNPFRGAGTGSFLLGVAYTFSLCPSCTSLLLGAIVLSTSTGNLTASVFLMGVYAVGRAIPVFLSGVVVSYLADFLKAHYVHINRLVGTIFLILSGYFFKNFLEVWL is encoded by the coding sequence GTGAAGAAGGGAAGCGTTTTAGAGATACCCCTTCTCTTCTTATCTCGCTTCCTTCTCTTCAATCTCATCGCCTTTCTCTTCTATATTCTCTCAAAGAGGTTTACTCCCTCCTTGGAGACTCTTCTGGTCGTTCAAGGAATTGTTGCTGGGATATTCATCCTCGGCTTTCCCCTCATGAGGAGATTCGGGATAGCACCCATTGATTTCTCACCTCAGTTCTTCTTCCACCACAGAAGGTTCCCTCCTGGTGTGGCTCTGGGTTTCAGTCTCACCTACTGCAGCCTTCCCTTTATAGCCCTCCTTGCATTCTATTCCCTTTATTTCAAGAGTCCTTTTCTGATATTTAATCTTTACGCTCTCTTTGTCACCCTCCCCACCCTTATACTCATACTACTGCCGGAGAAGGTTCTTAAAGTTCTTACCTTCCTGATACCGGCGGTCCCGGCAATAACGGGCTTTTCCCTTATACTCGCTATTGGTCTTTTCATAAACTTTACGGGACTCAGCCTCTTCGTCTCTTCCCTTCTTCAGGAGCAACAGCCCTTCCTACTTTTAGCGTTAATACTCTTTATTCTCGGTTTCTTAACGAGCCTTGGACCCTCCACCCTACCTTTCCTGCCGGTGGTTTTCGGAATACTCGTTACTAAGCACAGCTCCAAGAGGGATATAACCCTGAGCGTGATCGGCTTCTCTGTTGCCCTTCTCCTCACCCATGCCTTTGTCGGGGGTATCGCCTCCGCCGGCGCTATAGTCCTCTCGGAGATATTCAGGACTGATATCTTCAACCTTTTCCTCGCCGCTATTCTCCTTTTGATTGCCCTCAACCTCCTCAACGTACTTCCCTTCTCCCTTCAAGTGGCTAAGCTCAATCCCTTCAGGGGAGCGGGCACAGGCAGCTTCCTTCTCGGGGTTGCTTACACCTTCTCCCTATGTCCCTCCTGCACCTCCCTACTCCTCGGAGCAATAGTTCTGAGTACCTCAACGGGTAACCTGACTGCTTCGGTCTTTCTAATGGGTGTATATGCGGTCGGCAGGGCTATACCTGTCTTCCTCTCAGGTGTGGTTGTAAGCTACCTCGCTGATTTTCTTAAAGCCCACTACGTTCACATAAACAGACTCGTTGGAACAATCTTCCTGATACTCTCAGGTTACTTCTTTAAAAACTTTCTGGAGGTGTGGTTGTGA
- a CDS encoding YkgJ family cysteine cluster protein, protein MPSESEYAEERSRLFEETLKKATEDIKVDCRRGCTYCCYGVTLWIKRVEAVLMVDFLNRLPLKERKEIWHRIKNYAKLYEEEAKRVGYAPSFPIKEEDLDIEKLGVIGGLGMNEVPCPFLEEHTGVCLIYEARPDMCRLMLYENSSVCKRDWENPLGFLWKREIAPFMDDIKARFFPRWKLKRGELSKKFPSLEQEKLEGEVGFVTHFIRFDPVRKVFKVTG, encoded by the coding sequence ATGCCCTCAGAAAGCGAATATGCTGAGGAAAGAAGCCGGCTCTTTGAAGAAACGCTTAAAAAAGCCACGGAAGACATCAAGGTTGACTGCCGAAGGGGCTGTACTTACTGCTGTTACGGGGTTACCCTCTGGATAAAGAGAGTTGAAGCTGTCCTAATGGTTGATTTTCTGAATAGGCTACCGTTAAAGGAAAGGAAGGAAATCTGGCACAGGATAAAGAATTACGCAAAGCTCTATGAGGAAGAGGCTAAAAGGGTAGGGTACGCACCTAGTTTCCCCATCAAAGAGGAGGACCTTGATATAGAAAAGCTGGGTGTGATCGGCGGTTTAGGTATGAACGAGGTACCTTGTCCCTTCCTTGAAGAACACACGGGAGTATGCCTCATATATGAGGCAAGGCCGGACATGTGCCGACTCATGCTCTATGAGAACAGTTCTGTATGTAAAAGAGACTGGGAAAACCCCCTCGGCTTCCTGTGGAAGAGGGAGATAGCACCCTTTATGGACGATATTAAGGCGAGGTTTTTCCCAAGGTGGAAGCTCAAGAGAGGAGAGCTCTCAAAGAAGTTCCCAAGTTTGGAGCAAGAGAAGCTTGAGGGAGAAGTGGGCTTCGTAACCCACTTTATAAGGTTTGACCCTGTGAGAAAGGTTTTCAAGGTTACCGGTTAG
- the queF gene encoding preQ(1) synthase, translated as MEEVREKKYGEIAIEQAELEPWENPTPERDYMIEITFPEFSCLCPRSGYPDYATIRIRYIPDRYIVELKSLKLWLNKFRNRYISHEQATNEIYTALYETLKPRFLEVIGDFNPRGNVHTVVKLRSDGKYD; from the coding sequence ATGGAAGAGGTAAGGGAAAAGAAGTACGGAGAGATAGCGATAGAGCAGGCGGAGCTTGAACCCTGGGAGAACCCGACTCCTGAGAGGGACTACATGATAGAGATAACCTTCCCCGAGTTCTCCTGCCTGTGCCCGAGGTCCGGATATCCAGACTACGCGACCATAAGGATACGCTACATACCTGACAGATACATAGTTGAGCTCAAATCCTTAAAGCTCTGGCTCAATAAGTTCAGGAACAGGTATATCTCCCACGAGCAGGCGACCAACGAGATATACACCGCCCTATACGAGACCCTGAAGCCGAGGTTCTTAGAAGTGATAGGGGACTTCAACCCGAGGGGAAACGTCCACACGGTGGTGAAGCTCAGGAGTGACGGGAAATATGATTAA
- a CDS encoding DUF692 domain-containing protein, translating into MDLNLPKGFGLGLRYSFAEEVVNYDSSPEWFEIAPENWLRRGGFFRRVLERVRERFPVVCHGLSLSVGSPDELNYAFLKQIKSFLKDFDIKVYSEHLSFSSMGGEYLHDLFPLPFTDNTIKFVSDKIRKVQEFLEIPLIIENISYYYTPLKDMEEWEFIKGVLEESGAYLLLDVNNVYVNSVNHGYNPYEFIECMPLDRVAYIHIAGHDKDDRILIDTHGEKVKEEVLELLAYVLSKKPDIPVLLERDNNIPSYGELMSELEEVRSFRGAKRAC; encoded by the coding sequence ATGGACTTAAACTTACCTAAAGGCTTTGGACTCGGTCTCAGATATTCATTCGCTGAAGAGGTAGTAAATTATGACTCATCACCTGAGTGGTTTGAAATCGCACCTGAGAACTGGCTGAGGAGGGGAGGTTTCTTCAGAAGGGTCCTTGAGAGGGTTAGGGAGCGTTTCCCTGTAGTTTGTCACGGACTCTCCCTTTCTGTAGGTTCTCCAGATGAACTCAATTACGCCTTCCTCAAGCAGATAAAGAGTTTTTTAAAGGACTTTGATATTAAGGTTTATTCGGAGCACCTTAGTTTTTCCTCTATGGGTGGTGAATACCTGCATGACCTGTTCCCTTTGCCCTTTACTGATAATACGATAAAGTTTGTTTCGGATAAGATAAGGAAGGTTCAGGAATTCCTTGAAATACCATTGATAATTGAGAACATCTCTTATTACTATACTCCATTGAAGGATATGGAGGAATGGGAGTTTATAAAGGGAGTTTTGGAGGAGAGTGGGGCTTACCTGCTACTTGATGTTAACAATGTTTACGTGAACTCGGTTAACCATGGATACAACCCTTACGAGTTTATAGAATGTATGCCTTTGGATAGGGTAGCTTACATACATATAGCTGGACACGATAAGGATGACAGGATTCTTATAGATACCCATGGAGAGAAGGTTAAGGAGGAAGTTCTGGAGCTTCTTGCCTATGTTCTATCAAAGAAACCTGATATCCCTGTTCTCTTGGAGAGGGACAACAACATACCTTCGTACGGAGAGCTGATGAGCGAGCTTGAAGAAGTGAGGAGTTTTAGAGGTGCAAAGAGAGCTTGCTGA
- a CDS encoding DUF2203 domain-containing protein — protein MKVFTLEEARNLLIKIKPIVEDINIKKSELYEFYSRLEDEQDELEKMYYQTKVKELESLIKHGFLRIEEFGGVIKGVDPILIDFLSYHEGRYIWLCWKEDEETIMFWHELNDGFAGRKPVDYLEGSERLL, from the coding sequence ATGAAGGTGTTTACCCTTGAAGAAGCGAGGAACCTACTTATAAAGATAAAGCCGATAGTGGAGGATATAAACATAAAGAAGTCTGAACTCTATGAGTTTTATTCCCGTTTGGAGGATGAACAGGACGAGCTAGAAAAGATGTACTATCAAACCAAGGTTAAGGAACTGGAGAGTCTGATAAAGCACGGCTTCTTAAGGATTGAGGAGTTTGGAGGAGTGATAAAGGGTGTGGACCCTATACTCATTGATTTCCTCTCCTACCACGAGGGAAGGTACATATGGCTATGCTGGAAGGAGGATGAGGAAACCATAATGTTCTGGCATGAGCTCAACGATGGCTTTGCTGGAAGGAAACCTGTTGATTACCTAGAAGGCTCAGAGAGGCTCCTTTGA
- a CDS encoding thioredoxin family protein, with protein sequence MVAVELLESNFCPKCAVVKDRVVKVARELGAEVKMLDPIEDVDRITELGILTSPAVVINGKVKFAGVVPSEENIRKAIEEEIS encoded by the coding sequence ATGGTGGCCGTTGAGCTCTTGGAGTCAAACTTCTGCCCCAAGTGTGCGGTGGTTAAGGATAGGGTTGTTAAGGTGGCGAGGGAGCTTGGCGCTGAGGTAAAGATGCTCGACCCCATAGAGGATGTGGACAGGATAACGGAGCTCGGCATTCTGACCTCCCCGGCGGTGGTGATAAACGGAAAGGTGAAGTTCGCCGGTGTGGTGCCTTCAGAGGAGAATATAAGGAAAGCTATAGAGGAGGAGATATCCTGA
- the groES gene encoding co-chaperone GroES encodes MAKLKPLYDKIVVRRFEEQEQKTPSGIIIPDTAKEKPQMGEVIAVGEGKLLNNGELKPLKVKEGDVVLFNKYAGTEVELDGEKYLVMSEDEVLAIVEDAKVTA; translated from the coding sequence ATGGCAAAGCTGAAGCCGCTTTACGATAAGATTGTGGTAAGAAGGTTTGAGGAGCAAGAGCAAAAGACTCCGTCTGGAATTATCATTCCTGATACCGCGAAGGAAAAGCCCCAGATGGGCGAAGTTATAGCTGTTGGAGAGGGTAAGCTCCTGAACAACGGGGAGCTCAAACCTCTCAAGGTGAAAGAAGGGGATGTGGTTCTCTTTAACAAGTATGCTGGAACGGAAGTTGAGCTTGACGGGGAAAAGTATCTTGTAATGTCAGAGGACGAAGTTCTTGCGATAGTTGAAGATGCAAAAGTTACAGCCTAA
- a CDS encoding putative DNA-binding domain-containing protein, which produces MQRELAEMRKLFATAKGITPPENERLELYFLLVYNRFEEFIETSLPSLSQYLGDELEPLVREFMRLKHTSPLLLDLGNEFVDFFRGKELPLKAKLPFLEELALYEWLEVELFNAPDERLSEGFSWKGSYRLSSSAKILHFSFPVHRFNSMSYEEMIAAKGNYYLLMYRDRDENVKSVELTEFVYGYLKEVVGGVSPKTALERRELEFELEEVIPYLENFMSRLVSVGVLVKM; this is translated from the coding sequence GTGCAAAGAGAGCTTGCTGAGATGAGGAAACTTTTTGCCACAGCCAAGGGAATCACGCCTCCCGAAAATGAGAGGTTAGAGCTATACTTTCTGCTTGTCTACAACAGGTTTGAGGAATTCATAGAGACTTCGCTTCCGTCACTTTCTCAATACCTCGGAGATGAGCTTGAACCACTTGTCAGGGAGTTTATGAGGTTGAAGCATACAAGCCCGCTTCTGTTAGACCTTGGAAACGAGTTCGTTGATTTTTTTAGAGGAAAAGAACTCCCCCTGAAGGCTAAACTGCCCTTTCTTGAGGAGCTTGCCCTATACGAATGGCTGGAAGTGGAACTCTTTAACGCACCTGATGAGAGATTATCTGAAGGTTTCTCATGGAAGGGGAGCTACAGGCTCTCATCATCGGCTAAGATTCTTCATTTTTCCTTTCCCGTTCACAGGTTTAACTCTATGTCTTATGAGGAGATGATTGCCGCTAAGGGTAATTACTACCTGCTTATGTACAGGGATAGAGATGAGAATGTGAAGAGTGTGGAGCTGACGGAGTTTGTTTATGGCTACCTGAAAGAGGTGGTAGGAGGAGTGAGCCCAAAAACCGCCCTTGAGAGAAGGGAACTTGAATTTGAACTTGAGGAGGTTATACCCTACCTTGAGAACTTCATGTCCAGGCTTGTATCTGTCGGAGTGCTGGTCAAAATGTAG